TCTTCATCAGTTGGTAAACAAACTTCGAGGTTTTCAGAATCAGATTCATTCAGAGACATAAGAACATCACAGATTTGTGTTATGTTGTTATTCAATGAATTGAATTttgtttgaagctttgaaccggCTGTTTGAATTTGTTCTCCAATATATTCAAAACATTCCTGTCAATCAAGTCATACAATTAGTAAACCAAATcatgaacaaaaacaaaaaacataaacataaacagaTTTTGAACTTACTTCACTCATGAGATCTTCCAAATTGGGAAGAAAAGCTTTAACACTATTCGTTAGATTCTTTAaccaattcataatttttattcttcAGAATCCCTGTTTATTGAAACAAATCATAGAGACTTTTAAACACCCAATCAAGAACAGAATCGAAAGATTGAATCTTTACTGCCATTAAAACTGAATAGAGAAAAAACAGGAAAGATTACCTAGAAACAGAGAATTTTTCAGATGATCCGGTAAAAGGCAGCTAGTTAAGaaataaatagagaaaatatatatagagagacaGAGTCGtttgttatttgaattttaaaattagaacaAGTAAGTAGGGTaagttgttaaaatatattatatattctaataattaataataaatataaaatattacacgataacaattttatttttttcttaattttatagaaagtattgatttattaattatatatttcaaactatatatatgGTCAAAagtacataaatatatattttgaaataaattaacttgtatattaaaataaattaattaaatagcctctcttttaaaatataaatttctaaataatatatatatatattaagaatcataataataataataacattataaattattattttttaatactctatcaaaataaaatcttaactCAAATATTTATGCCTAATATAAAGGTATTCATTccaaatattgatatattacACTTTatgacttattattttatattttatgatattttattttatatataattatatatattataaaattattatttctaaataatatatatatatatatattaaaataaaaataaataaattaaatattatctacatattacacaaatacataaatatatatttcataaataaacaaatatattttatatatattttgaaaatacataaatGGGCTGAAGTATTGAAGTATTGTTGGGTCGATAAAAAAAAAGCCCAAATACCTTACATCTAACAAAGTCCAAGTCAAAGCATCTTCTTTTTATCAACAGTATTTACTAATCAATCCCATTCTCACTCAAAGCGCGTGTTCACAAAAATTGTTACAAAAAGAGCATCCAAGGGGATGTGTGATTCACCTTCTTGTATAAGCGCGTAATCGCGATAATTTAGCGATTTCAGCCGCCTTGTCCTATCCCCGCGTAATTCTTTTTCTTCAGTCTGTGAAGTTTCTGCGATCATCGTCTTCTTCAAAATTCTAGtgagaggagagagagaaatcaGAAACCCTAATTTCATACAGATCTGTAATGGCTTCCAACAAAGAACGCGAGAATCTTGTTTACATCGCCAAGCTCGCTGAGCAAGCTGAACGCTACGATGGTGAGTTCTGTTTCTGTTTTTAGATCTATTGTTTTTGATTGGAGATTTGTACGTGAAAGTgattttgaatctgttcttAATGTAGAAATGGTGGATGCGATGAAGAAAGTAGCGAAGCTTGACGTTGAGTTGACTATTGAGGAGAGAAATTTGTTATCGGTTGGATATAAGAACGTTGTTGGATCTCGTAGAGCTTCTTGGCGTATATTATCTTCGATCGAACAGAAGGAAGAATCGAAAGGTAATGAGCAGAATGTGAAACGAATCCAGGAGTATAGACAGAAAGTTGAATCTGAGTTATCGAATATTTGTAATGATATCATGACTGTCATTGATGATCATCTGATTCCTTCTTCTTCCGCTGGTGAATCTGCTGTTTTCTTCTATAAAATGTAaactttcttcttcttattattattattattgagttGGTGAATAGAATCCTTGTTTCTGGTTGAATTTATTGCTTACACATGACAGGAAAGGAGATTATTATCGATATTTGGCTGAATTTATGTTTGGAGATGATAAGAAAGAAGCAGCTGATCAATCACTGAAGGCATATCAGGTTTgacatactttttttttttctcgatTTTGAACTGTTTAGATTGATGATTGTGTGTAAATTTACTATCTTCAGACAGCAACGACAGTTGCGGAGACTGATCTGTCTCCTACACATCCAATCAGGCTAGGTTTAGCTTTGAACTTCTCTGTGTTCTACTATGAAATTCTGAATTCACCTGAAAGGTATGGAATGAAATGAAGTTTAGTGAATAGATTTAGTAAGAAGAAGTCTGATTGTTGTTAACTTGATAATTACAGAGCTTGTCATCTTGCGAAACAAGCATTTGATGAAGCAATTGCAGAATTGGATACATTGAGTGAGGAATCGTATAAAGATAGTACATTGATTATGCAGCTCTTGAGAGATAATCTTACTTTGTGGAATTCCGATATTCCTGAGGATGGAGGTATGGATGAAAAGAGAAGGTTTTGATAATGAATCCCTTTTATCTTCTTCTGTTGATTGTGTGTTTTGTTTATGGAAATTCGCAGATAAAACAGATGGAGGAGAAGATGATGCATAGACTTTGCAGAAAATTTGCGTTTTTATAAGGTTGGGATTCTAATAtggttttttaatttgatgacTTATCTATATAAGTTGTTAGATCTTTCACTTGAACACGCTTTCTTCAAACAAACGAAATCATGGGTCACCTTTGTTGTACGGGTTCGAGAATTGTAACACTAAAAACTTTTTTGATATTGCTGAAATATGAGT
This is a stretch of genomic DNA from Impatiens glandulifera chromosome 4, dImpGla2.1, whole genome shotgun sequence. It encodes these proteins:
- the LOC124936430 gene encoding 14-3-3 protein 9-like; the encoded protein is MASNKERENLVYIAKLAEQAERYDEMVDAMKKVAKLDVELTIEERNLLSVGYKNVVGSRRASWRILSSIEQKEESKGNEQNVKRIQEYRQKVESELSNICNDIMTVIDDHLIPSSSAGESAVFFYKMKGDYYRYLAEFMFGDDKKEAADQSLKAYQTATTVAETDLSPTHPIRLGLALNFSVFYYEILNSPERACHLAKQAFDEAIAELDTLSEESYKDSTLIMQLLRDNLTLWNSDIPEDGDKTDGGEDDA